The DNA sequence AAGAAGGACAAGGTCACGCATCGCAACTGCACTCACTGCTACAAGTGCGTGGAGTGTTGCCCGGAGGACGACTGCCTGTACGCAACATTCCTGGGCCGGAAGTTCCTGAGTTCGAAATCAATGGAGCACTTTGACATTTAGGAGACATGATCATGAAGCTGATTGGCAAGAGGAAGAAGGGTCCGGATCCCGCTGAATCCGTCGAGCGCACGTCGGCCCAGAGGGCCAGGATCGAGACCCTTGTCGCGGGCCGCGGGGACGAAATCATACAGAGGACGAAGGAGAAGATATCCGCGGAGCTGGCGAAGCTCGCCTCGCTCAAGAACAGAGCGAAAGCGATGGACTATTTCGATGAGATGGCCCAGATCGACGGCCCTCGGGCGAAGGAGATTGAGGAGTTCAAGGCGAAGGGCGGCAAGGTCATCGGGACCTTCTGCCATTTCGTCCCGCTGGAGATCATCGACGCCTCCGGCTGCCTCCCGCTCAGGCTGGGGTGCGGACACCACGCCACCGTCGGTGTGGGCGAGAGCTATCTCGGAGACCCGAACCTTTGCCCGCTCGCGAAGTCGATGGCGGGGTGTGCCATCGTAGATGACTTCCCGCTGTACAGCCAGTGCGACTACATCATAGCCCCCTCGCCGTGCGACGCCAAGCTCAAGCTCGGAGAGGCCCTGAAGGAGATCGGGCCACTGCTGACGATGAACGTTCCCAGGGTGAAGGAGGGAGAGTCCATCCGAAAGCAGTGGATCGAGGAGATCAAGAACGTGAGGGACGCGCTGGAGAAGATCACAGGGAAGAAGATAGACAAGAAGAGCCTGAAGCGGTCCATCATCAAGTACCAGAAGGCGCACAAAGCGTGGAGGACGCTGCTGAGCCAGAAACGGAAGGCCAACGTCATCTGGGGAAGGGACTTCCTCCTGGTCGGATGGGTGAGCTTCATCGATGACATCGAGAGATGGACCCGCGAGGTGACGAAGCTCACGAAGGAGCTGAAGAGCATGGCATCCGCGGGCAAGCTCGTGGCAGGCAAGTCCACCCCGAGGGTCATGCTGGCTGGGTCGCCGGTAGTATGGCCGAACTGGAAGCTCCCGAACCTGCTCGAGGAATCGGGCGCGATAATCGTGTCGGACGAGCTCTGCTCGGGAACGCGGACCTTCTACGATCCCGTCGTCACGGACGAGTGGACGGAGAGGGCCATGATAGTCGCGATAGCCGAGCGGTACCTCTACCCGTGCACGTGCCCCTGCTTCTCACCCAACGTCGAGCGGGAGGACAGCGTCATGCGCGAGATAAAGGAGAGCCGGGCGGAGGGCGTAGTCTTCCACGTCCTGCAGGGGTGCCACCTGCACACGCTGGACGCGTCCCGCCTCTCAAGACCGCTCAAGGACAAGGGCATTCCGGTGCTCACGATCAGGAGCGAGTACCAGGACGGGGACATCGGCCAGATCAAGGTCAGGGTGGAGGCGTTCCTGGAGATGATCGAGGCGGGAGAGGACTCGCTGTTCGAGGACGTGTGAACATGACAACAGGAACAGTAGCTAATGAGCGGGACAGACACGCGGATTGGTTTCATCCTTGCTATTCCGAAGAGGCTCACAGGCAGTATGCGCGCATGCACCTGCCCGTGGCACCGCGATGCAACGTCCAGTGCAGATTCTGCAACAAGAAGTATGACTGCGTCAACGAGACGAGACCTGGCGTGACATCGAGTATACTGAGCGCGGAACAGGCTCTCGTCCTTGTCGACAGAGTGGTGGAGAGCGTGCCATCCCTGTCAGTCGTTGGGATTGCAGGCCCGGGAGACTCGCTGGCGAACGAGGAGACCTTCGAGACGCTCCGCCTCGTCGGGGAGCGCCATCCGGACCTCGCCCTGTGTCTGGCAACGAACGGGTTGCTATTGCCCTCGAAGGTTGAGGAGCTCATCGCTCTGGGAGTCAAGTACGTGACTGTGACCGTCAACGCTTTAGACCCTAGCATCGGCAGCGAGATCTACTCTTGGATCCGCCACGAAGGCGAGACGCTGCGTGGCCGAGATGCATTCCAGACCCTCTCCTCCAGACAGTGGGAGGGCGTGCATGAGTGTGTCGAACAAGGGATTGTCGTCAAGGTGAACTCGGTCCTTATCCCCGGAGTCAACGAGAACGAGCTGCCCAGGATAGCTCAGAGGTCCAGGGATGTCGGCGTCGATGTGATGAACGTCATTCCGTTCATCCCCGTCCACGGGAGCGAGTTCGAGAACAGGACCGCGCCCATGAGACAGGACGTCGAGCGGGTGCGTGAGGACTGCAACCAGTTCACGAGGCAGATCACCCACTGCGCGAGATGCAG is a window from the Candidatus Thermoplasmatota archaeon genome containing:
- a CDS encoding 2-hydroxyacyl-CoA dehydratase family protein — encoded protein: MKLIGKRKKGPDPAESVERTSAQRARIETLVAGRGDEIIQRTKEKISAELAKLASLKNRAKAMDYFDEMAQIDGPRAKEIEEFKAKGGKVIGTFCHFVPLEIIDASGCLPLRLGCGHHATVGVGESYLGDPNLCPLAKSMAGCAIVDDFPLYSQCDYIIAPSPCDAKLKLGEALKEIGPLLTMNVPRVKEGESIRKQWIEEIKNVRDALEKITGKKIDKKSLKRSIIKYQKAHKAWRTLLSQKRKANVIWGRDFLLVGWVSFIDDIERWTREVTKLTKELKSMASAGKLVAGKSTPRVMLAGSPVVWPNWKLPNLLEESGAIIVSDELCSGTRTFYDPVVTDEWTERAMIVAIAERYLYPCTCPCFSPNVEREDSVMREIKESRAEGVVFHVLQGCHLHTLDASRLSRPLKDKGIPVLTIRSEYQDGDIGQIKVRVEAFLEMIEAGEDSLFEDV
- the nifB gene encoding nitrogenase cofactor biosynthesis protein NifB — protein: MTTGTVANERDRHADWFHPCYSEEAHRQYARMHLPVAPRCNVQCRFCNKKYDCVNETRPGVTSSILSAEQALVLVDRVVESVPSLSVVGIAGPGDSLANEETFETLRLVGERHPDLALCLATNGLLLPSKVEELIALGVKYVTVTVNALDPSIGSEIYSWIRHEGETLRGRDAFQTLSSRQWEGVHECVEQGIVVKVNSVLIPGVNENELPRIAQRSRDVGVDVMNVIPFIPVHGSEFENRTAPMRQDVERVREDCNQFTRQITHCARCRADAIGFLGCDQSSEFYRDM